From the genome of Chelonia mydas isolate rCheMyd1 chromosome 2, rCheMyd1.pri.v2, whole genome shotgun sequence, one region includes:
- the IRX2 gene encoding iroquois-class homeodomain protein IRX-2, producing MSYPQGYLYQPPGSLALYSCPTYGASALAAPRSEELARSSSGSAFSPYPGSAAFTAQAAATGFTSPLQYSTDPATGFPSYMGSPYDAHTTGMTGAISYHPYGSPAYPYQLNDPAYRKNATRDATATLKAWLNEHRKNPYPTKGEKIMLAIITKMTLTQVSTWFANARRRLKKENKMTWAPRNKSEDEDEDEGDGARSKEESSDKVQESNETSAEDEGISLQVDSLTDHSCSAESDGEKLPCRVGDTLCESGSECKDKYEDIEDDEDEDDEAERDLPAKPVTSSPLTRVEAPLLNHPHEDASRNSNKTTLDNRISPSSEIQAIKPKLWSLAEIATSDLKNQNLGQSCQPPALSSVTPSSTSHSSAYSPSSLLGRHIYYTSPFYTNYTNYGNFNALQSQGILRYNSAAMASNEGLSQTVLNTSSVHKQSSDSLKTITNQLEHYRPSSYESKKDPTDVCTVGVQPYL from the exons ATGTCCTATCCTCAGGGTTACCTCTACCAGCCCCCCGGCTCGCTGGCTCTGTACTCCTGCCCGACGTACGGGGCGTCGGCTCTGGCGGCCCCCAGGAGCGAGGAGCTGGCCAGGTCTTCGTCGGGCTCGGCGTTCAGCCCTTACCCGGGATCGGCAGCTTTCACAGCCCAGGCGGCGGCCACAGGCTTCACCAGCCCGCTCCAGTACTCCACAGACCCCGCCACGGGATTCCCCTCCTACATG GGCTCTCCTTACGATGCTCATACGACTGGGATGACCGGGGCCATCAGTTACCATCCCTATGGCAGTCCTGCTTACCCTTACCAGCTGAATGATCCTGCTTACAGGAAAAACGCCACCCGAGATGCCACAGCCACCCTGAAGGCCTGGCTGAATGAGCACAGGAAGAACCCCTACCCCACCAAGGGCGAGAAGATCATGCTGGCCATCATCACCAAGATGACCCTCACCCAGGTCTCCACCTGGTTCGCCAACGCCAGGAGGAGGCTCAAGAAGGAGAACAAAATGACTTGGGCTCCCCGGAACAAAAGCGAAGATGAAGATGAAGACGAAGGGGATGGAGCAAGAAGTAAGGAGGAAAGTTCAGACAAGGTGCAGGAAAGCAATGAAACTTCAGCAGAGGACGAAG GGATCAGCTTGCAGGTTGACTCGCTCACTGATCACTCCTGCTCCGCGGAGTCGGACGGGGAGAAGTTGCCCTGCCGAGTAGGGGACACGCTCTGCGAGTCCGGATCAGAGTGCAAGGACAAATACGAGGACATCGAGGACGACGAGGATGAAGATGATGAAGCAGAGAGAGACCTTCCCGCTAAGCCTGTCACTTCCTCCCCCCTCACCAGAGTGGAAGCCCCCCTCCTTAATCACCCCCACGAGGACGCTTCAAGGAACTCCAATAAGACCACTTTGGACAACAGGATTTCCCCCAGTTCCGAGATACAGGCCATTAAGCCCAAGCTCTGGTCTCTAGCTGAAATAGCCACCTCGGACCTTAAAAATCAGAACCTGGGCCAAAGCTGTCAGCCACCGGCTTTATCTTCAGTAACCCCCTCTTCTACTTCTCACAGCTCTGCCTACTCTCCCTCTTCTCTCTTAGGAAGGCACATTTATTACACTTCTCCTTTTTATACCAATTATACAAACTATGGGAACTTTAACGCACTCCAGAGCCAGGGGATCCTGAGATATAACTCCGCAGCAATGGCTTCGAACGAGGGACTAAGTCAGACTGTACTAAATACAAGCTCTGTTCACAAACAGAGCAGTGACTCTTTGAAAACGATCACTAACCAGCTAGAACATTACAGGCCCTCTAGTTATGAGTCTAAGAAAG ATCCCACTGACGTCTGCACAGTAGGAGTACAACCATACCTATAG